The Nocardioides panzhihuensis genome has a segment encoding these proteins:
- a CDS encoding ABC transporter ATP-binding protein — MLSLSEVSVTYDGKTAVEDVSLELADGEVLALLGPSGSGKSTLLRAVAGLEPATGAISWDGRALRGVPTHKRGFALMFQDGQLFSHLTVANNVAYPMRLRRIPTAERRKRVDDLLELVGLGGYQDRLPGTLSGGERQRVALARALAVEPRLLLLDEPLSALDAGLRERLAGDLRRILHEAGTTALMVTHDQEEAFAVADRIALLRDGRLVQQGTLQEVWATPIDTWAALFLGYARVLEGPAAYTVLTAAGMDPAGAVALRRSAFVADPAGPLTGTVVSARATPEQHRLVVRLDDVGEVDAVADSAPAPGERVGLRVEPNRLAVPGSHVQRSRAQE, encoded by the coding sequence ATGCTGTCGCTGAGTGAGGTGTCGGTTACGTACGACGGGAAGACCGCCGTCGAGGACGTCAGCCTGGAGCTGGCCGACGGCGAGGTGCTGGCGCTGCTCGGGCCGTCGGGGTCGGGGAAGTCGACGCTGCTGAGGGCGGTGGCCGGGCTGGAGCCGGCGACGGGGGCGATCAGCTGGGACGGGCGGGCCCTGCGAGGGGTGCCGACGCACAAGCGCGGGTTCGCGCTCATGTTCCAGGACGGGCAGCTGTTCTCGCACCTGACCGTCGCGAACAACGTCGCCTACCCGATGCGGCTGCGCCGCATCCCGACTGCCGAACGTAGGAAGCGGGTCGATGACCTGCTGGAGCTCGTCGGTCTGGGTGGTTACCAGGACCGCCTCCCCGGCACGCTGAGCGGCGGCGAACGGCAACGGGTCGCGCTCGCCCGGGCGCTCGCGGTCGAGCCGCGGCTGCTGCTCCTCGACGAGCCGCTCTCCGCGCTCGACGCGGGACTGCGGGAACGTCTGGCGGGCGACCTGCGCCGGATCCTGCACGAGGCCGGCACCACCGCGCTGATGGTCACGCACGACCAGGAGGAGGCGTTCGCGGTGGCCGACCGGATCGCGCTCCTGCGCGACGGTCGACTGGTGCAGCAGGGGACCCTCCAGGAGGTGTGGGCCACACCTATCGACACCTGGGCAGCCCTGTTCCTGGGCTATGCCCGTGTGCTCGAGGGGCCGGCGGCGTACACGGTCCTGACGGCCGCCGGGATGGATCCGGCCGGAGCTGTCGCGCTCCGTCGCTCCGCCTTCGTCGCCGACCCGGCCGGACCGCTCACCGGCACCGTGGTCTCGGCCAGGGCTACGCCGGAGCAGCATCGGCTCGTCGTACGTCTCGACGACGTCGGTGAGGTCGACGCCGTCGCCGACTCGGCGCCCGCGCCGGGGGAGAGGGTCGGACTGCGGGTCGAGCCGAATCGCCTGGCCGTCCCCGGGTCACACGTCCAGCGATCACGCGCCCAGGAATGA
- a CDS encoding MBL fold metallo-hydrolase yields the protein MSQSTATAISPDSGEHWSAPGAWTVADGVHRIPLPLPMDGLKAVNIYVLEGDDGLSLVDGGWAITEGRSALSAGLKNLGFLFGDIRRFLVTHVHRDHYTLASVLGAEFGADVLLGAGDRPTLELTNGDPSTSSGHRLDGWVSTDRLLAYAGAHDLAAKWAANPPPAPDLSHWRMPDRWLEGDVRLDVAGRDLDAVHTPGHTQGHYVYADLAGSVLFAGDHVLPTITPSIGFEPVPVVDPLGDFMASLTKVRSMPDLRLLPAHGPVASSSHTRVDELLAHHESRLAQSLASLRAGRRSALEVANDLGWTRHERAFAELDYFNAGLAVMETKAHLELLVARGQATREETEASVLFAAV from the coding sequence ATGAGTCAGTCGACAGCCACCGCAATCTCGCCTGACTCGGGGGAACACTGGTCGGCTCCGGGCGCGTGGACGGTCGCCGACGGCGTACATCGGATCCCGCTCCCGTTGCCGATGGACGGGCTCAAGGCGGTGAACATCTACGTCCTCGAAGGTGACGACGGGCTCTCGCTCGTCGACGGCGGCTGGGCGATCACCGAGGGACGTTCTGCTCTCTCGGCCGGGTTGAAGAATCTCGGCTTCTTGTTCGGCGACATCCGGCGGTTCCTGGTCACCCATGTGCATCGTGATCACTACACGCTCGCCTCCGTCCTGGGCGCGGAGTTCGGCGCGGACGTGCTCCTCGGCGCCGGTGACCGGCCCACCTTGGAGCTCACCAACGGCGACCCTTCGACAAGCTCAGGACATCGCCTCGACGGCTGGGTCTCGACCGATCGGCTGCTGGCCTACGCGGGTGCCCACGATCTGGCTGCGAAGTGGGCCGCCAATCCGCCGCCAGCGCCCGACCTGTCGCACTGGCGGATGCCCGACCGCTGGCTCGAGGGCGACGTACGCCTCGACGTGGCCGGCCGCGACCTCGATGCCGTGCACACCCCTGGGCACACCCAGGGCCACTACGTCTACGCGGACCTGGCCGGCTCGGTCCTGTTCGCGGGCGACCACGTGCTGCCCACGATCACGCCGTCGATCGGCTTCGAGCCGGTGCCCGTCGTCGACCCCCTCGGCGACTTCATGGCCTCCCTGACCAAGGTCAGGTCCATGCCCGACCTGCGGCTTCTCCCCGCCCACGGTCCGGTCGCCTCGTCTTCCCACACCCGCGTCGACGAGCTCCTGGCCCATCACGAGTCGCGGCTGGCCCAGTCGCTGGCCTCGCTGCGCGCCGGCCGGCGCTCGGCGCTGGAGGTGGCCAACGACCTCGGCTGGACCCGCCACGAGCGTGCCTTCGCCGAGCTCGACTACTTCAACGCCGGCCTCGCGGTCATGGAGACCAAGGCCCACCTCGAGCTCCTCGTGGCGCGTGGTCAGGCGACGCGCGAGGAGACCGAGGCCAGCGTCCTCTTCGCCGCTGTCTGA
- a CDS encoding acyl-CoA dehydrogenase, producing MTAIDATSLTSLLDGRYAGVRQDVRKALAERADLLDEVEELPRAEYRERVREVLLDVSASGLTGLGFPKEYGGGGDVGASIAAFEEMAGGDLSLLVKSGVQFGLFGGAILQLGTERHHDRYLADIVAGRLLGCFAMTEHGHGSNVAAVATVATYDPATHEFVIETTREDAYKDYIGNAACHGELAVVFAQLVVGGEERGVHALVVPIRVDGTAAPGVRIEDDGPKMGLNGVDNGRLWFSGVRVPRTSLLNRFADVTEAGEYVSEIESAGRRFFTMLGTLVQGRVSVGGAAIRASEVALTIAVRYALRRRQFEASSDAEESLLLDYGQHQRRLLPLVARTYAMRFAQEVVRDDLHDVFSGVSTSEHARRELESRAAGTKALATWHATRTIQECREACGGAGYLAVNRFTALKADTDVFTTFEGDNTVLLQLVAKGLLTGYSSEFEEMDQLDLVRFVAGLAVETVLERTAVHKLLERVRDVVPIAGEREPDILDSDYHLTMLRFREEHMLAGVARRLQSGVKAGREPGAVFSTVQDHVIGVAHAHVERLIHEAFRAKVRELPEGAVRDLMDLLCDLSALSVIEADRAWFMEHGRLSSERSKAIIAEVNRLCRELRPHARLLVDGFGVPEELLRAEDLLG from the coding sequence GTGACCGCCATCGATGCCACATCACTGACCTCACTTCTCGACGGGCGCTACGCCGGGGTCAGACAGGACGTACGCAAGGCGCTCGCCGAGCGGGCCGACCTCCTCGACGAGGTCGAGGAGCTGCCCCGGGCGGAGTATCGCGAGCGGGTCAGGGAGGTGCTCCTCGACGTCTCCGCGAGCGGCCTGACCGGGCTCGGGTTCCCGAAGGAGTACGGCGGGGGCGGTGACGTCGGCGCCTCCATCGCCGCCTTCGAGGAGATGGCCGGAGGCGACCTGTCGCTGCTGGTGAAGTCGGGTGTGCAGTTCGGCCTCTTCGGCGGTGCGATCCTCCAGCTGGGGACCGAACGCCACCACGATCGCTACCTCGCCGACATCGTCGCCGGGCGGCTGCTCGGCTGCTTCGCGATGACCGAGCACGGCCACGGTTCCAACGTCGCCGCGGTGGCGACCGTGGCCACCTACGACCCGGCCACGCATGAGTTCGTCATCGAGACGACTCGGGAGGATGCGTACAAGGACTACATCGGCAACGCCGCCTGTCATGGTGAGCTGGCCGTCGTGTTCGCGCAGCTCGTGGTCGGCGGTGAGGAGCGTGGGGTGCACGCTCTCGTGGTGCCGATCCGGGTCGACGGCACGGCTGCGCCCGGAGTGCGGATCGAGGACGACGGACCCAAGATGGGGCTCAACGGCGTCGACAACGGACGGCTGTGGTTCTCGGGCGTGCGGGTGCCGCGTACGTCGCTGCTGAACCGTTTCGCGGACGTCACCGAGGCCGGTGAGTACGTCTCCGAGATCGAGTCGGCCGGGCGGCGCTTCTTCACCATGCTCGGGACGCTCGTCCAGGGCCGTGTCTCGGTGGGTGGCGCCGCGATCCGGGCATCGGAGGTCGCGCTGACGATCGCGGTCCGCTACGCGCTGCGGCGTAGGCAGTTCGAGGCGTCGTCGGACGCCGAGGAGTCGCTGCTGCTGGACTACGGTCAGCACCAGCGGAGGCTGCTGCCGCTGGTCGCGCGGACCTACGCGATGCGTTTCGCGCAGGAGGTCGTACGCGACGACCTGCACGACGTCTTCTCCGGTGTCTCCACCTCGGAGCATGCCCGGCGCGAGCTCGAGTCGCGAGCGGCCGGAACCAAGGCGCTGGCGACCTGGCACGCGACCCGGACGATCCAGGAGTGCCGCGAGGCGTGCGGCGGGGCGGGCTATCTGGCCGTCAACCGGTTCACGGCGCTGAAGGCCGACACGGACGTCTTCACGACGTTCGAGGGTGACAACACGGTGCTGCTTCAGTTGGTCGCCAAGGGGCTGCTCACCGGCTACTCCAGCGAGTTCGAGGAGATGGACCAGCTGGATCTGGTGCGCTTCGTCGCCGGTCTCGCGGTCGAGACCGTCCTGGAGCGGACCGCCGTGCACAAGCTGCTCGAACGGGTCCGTGACGTCGTGCCGATCGCGGGCGAGCGCGAGCCGGACATCCTCGACTCCGACTACCACCTGACGATGCTGCGCTTCCGCGAGGAGCACATGCTCGCCGGTGTCGCCCGGCGACTCCAGTCGGGCGTCAAGGCCGGCCGGGAGCCCGGCGCGGTGTTCTCGACCGTGCAGGACCACGTCATCGGGGTCGCGCACGCGCACGTCGAGCGGCTGATCCACGAGGCGTTCCGGGCGAAGGTGCGCGAGCTCCCCGAGGGAGCCGTCCGCGATCTGATGGACCTCCTCTGCGACCTCAGCGCGCTCTCGGTCATCGAGGCCGACCGGGCGTGGTTCATGGAGCACGGCCGCCTCTCCTCCGAGCGCTCCAAGGCCATCATCGCCGAGGTCAACCGCCTCTGCCGCGAGCTGCGGCCACACGCTCGGCTGCTCGTCGACGGCTTCGGGGTGCCTGAGGAGCTGCTGCGGGCGGAGGATCTGCTGGGCTGA
- a CDS encoding AAA family ATPase — translation MARLILLNGMPGVGKSTIARRYAAAHPGTLVCDVDVLRTFIGGWREDFVGAGARIRPAAIGLITGFLRESGDVVLPQLLARVSEVERFERAALDAGAEFVEILLATESTDAVRRFHDRDDGVDPWHSTVRALVAEGGGDASLMAYAEKLGELAEKRPATRIIASVDGDEDGTYAAVLAALGD, via the coding sequence GTGGCTCGTCTGATCTTGCTCAACGGAATGCCTGGCGTGGGAAAGTCGACGATCGCCCGCCGCTACGCCGCGGCGCATCCGGGAACACTCGTGTGCGACGTCGATGTGCTGCGTACGTTCATCGGCGGGTGGCGGGAAGACTTCGTCGGCGCCGGCGCCCGCATACGCCCCGCGGCGATCGGTCTGATAACCGGGTTCCTGCGCGAGTCCGGCGACGTCGTGCTGCCGCAGCTGCTGGCTCGCGTGAGTGAGGTCGAAAGGTTCGAACGGGCCGCTCTCGACGCCGGTGCGGAGTTCGTCGAGATACTGCTCGCGACGGAATCCACGGATGCCGTGCGTCGCTTTCATGATCGCGACGACGGTGTTGATCCGTGGCACTCCACGGTGCGCGCACTTGTAGCCGAGGGTGGCGGGGACGCGTCGCTGATGGCTTATGCGGAGAAGCTTGGTGAGCTTGCCGAGAAGAGGCCCGCAACTCGGATCATCGCAAGCGTAGATGGTGACGAGGACGGCACCTACGCCGCCGTTCTCGCTGCTTTGGGCGACTGA
- a CDS encoding ABC transporter permease — translation MTVLVSTRVRSFLASSARPAVLVALAALPVAVLAVFFVLPVTGMVQRGLFASDSFDPAVAIRVLQRSEIQRALWFTLWSSGLATALSVALGLPAAFALHRLSFPLQRVIRAGLLVPFVLPTVVVGVAFRELIGEAGLLAGLGLDGTPTAIILGLVFFNASVVIRAVGAAWESLDPRPGEAAAALGAGPSRVFWTITLPALRPAIVSAASVVFLFCATAFGIVLTLGGVRYNSIETEIYKLTFTLFDLPGAAVLSVLQLVVVIGLLVVAGRLRSVADPAQSRVVVRRRRVSLRDLPVLLSTSVLVLLVAGPLLALLLGSLRVDDRWSLANYAALQTPGFDPPLPVPVTTALMTSLTVAVQASVVALTLGLLVAFAVTRRSRTRAERRVRSVLDGLFMVPLGVSAVTLGLGLYLTLGSGALDFRDEPWLVPLAQALVALPLVVRTLVPVLASVDDRLRQAAAGLGAGPLRAVMTVDVPAVWKPLLASAGFAFAASLGEFGATSFLVREERPTLPVVILRLLSRPGSDNYGMALAAACVLAATTAVVMLLVERLRVPSIGAL, via the coding sequence GTGACTGTGTTGGTCTCGACACGAGTTCGCTCGTTCCTCGCGAGCTCGGCTCGACCAGCGGTGCTGGTCGCGCTCGCCGCCCTCCCGGTGGCGGTGCTGGCGGTCTTCTTCGTCCTGCCGGTCACCGGGATGGTGCAGCGTGGCCTGTTCGCATCGGACTCGTTCGACCCTGCGGTCGCGATCCGGGTGTTGCAGCGCTCGGAGATCCAGCGGGCGCTCTGGTTCACGTTGTGGTCCTCGGGCCTGGCGACGGCGCTGAGTGTGGCGCTGGGGCTGCCGGCCGCCTTCGCCCTCCACCGGCTGAGTTTTCCGCTGCAACGGGTGATCCGGGCGGGGCTGCTGGTGCCCTTCGTGCTGCCCACCGTCGTCGTCGGGGTCGCCTTCCGTGAGCTCATCGGCGAGGCGGGTCTGTTGGCCGGGCTGGGGCTCGACGGCACGCCGACCGCGATCATCCTCGGGCTCGTCTTCTTCAACGCCTCGGTCGTGATCCGGGCGGTTGGGGCGGCATGGGAGTCGCTCGATCCCCGCCCGGGGGAGGCCGCGGCTGCGCTGGGGGCGGGGCCTTCTCGTGTTTTCTGGACGATCACGCTGCCTGCGCTGCGGCCGGCGATCGTCTCCGCGGCTTCGGTGGTCTTCCTCTTCTGCGCGACCGCGTTCGGGATCGTGCTCACCCTCGGCGGCGTGCGCTACAACAGCATCGAGACCGAGATCTACAAGCTCACCTTCACCCTGTTCGACCTTCCTGGTGCCGCGGTGCTGTCGGTGCTCCAGCTCGTCGTCGTCATCGGGCTGCTGGTGGTGGCTGGCCGACTGCGCTCGGTGGCCGACCCCGCGCAGTCGCGGGTCGTCGTACGCCGCCGGCGGGTCTCGCTGCGGGACCTCCCGGTGCTGCTGTCGACGTCGGTGCTCGTCCTGCTGGTCGCCGGGCCGCTGCTGGCGCTGCTGCTCGGGTCGCTGCGGGTCGACGACCGGTGGAGCCTCGCGAACTACGCGGCCCTGCAGACCCCTGGCTTCGACCCGCCGCTGCCGGTGCCGGTCACGACCGCGCTGATGACGTCGCTGACGGTCGCGGTTCAGGCGTCCGTGGTCGCGCTCACGCTCGGGCTGCTGGTGGCGTTCGCGGTGACCCGGCGGTCCCGGACCCGTGCCGAGCGGCGGGTGCGCTCCGTCCTCGACGGGCTCTTCATGGTGCCGCTCGGGGTCAGCGCGGTCACGCTCGGGCTCGGGCTCTACCTGACGCTCGGATCCGGCGCGCTGGACTTCCGCGACGAGCCCTGGCTGGTGCCGCTGGCCCAGGCACTGGTCGCACTGCCCTTGGTCGTACGCACCCTCGTACCGGTTCTGGCGTCGGTCGACGACCGGCTGCGCCAGGCCGCCGCCGGCCTCGGGGCCGGGCCGCTGCGCGCGGTCATGACCGTCGACGTACCTGCCGTCTGGAAGCCGCTCCTCGCCTCCGCGGGCTTCGCGTTCGCGGCTTCGCTGGGGGAGTTCGGCGCGACGTCCTTCCTCGTCCGCGAGGAACGGCCCACCCTCCCGGTCGTCATCCTCCGGCTGCTGTCCCGTCCCGGCTCGGACAACTACGGCATGGCCCTCGCGGCCGCCTGTGTCCTCGCCGCCACCACCGCCGTCGTGATGCTCCTCGTCGAGCGTCTCCGCGTCCCGTCGATCGGAGCACTGTGA
- a CDS encoding thiamine ABC transporter substrate-binding protein gives MRTPAIAATAISALLLSACGGTSAEPDAKPSSGSDDKSVVLLTHDSFTLPKEVLAEFTEKTGYTAEIRHAGDGGELTTKIALDTGNPDGDAVFGVDNTFASRAIDQGALAAYTPETVPAGVDEFNLPGDEEHFLTPVDNGSVCVNIDTKWFAAKKLAPPESLDDLAEPAYKDLFVTPGAATSTPGMAFLLATVAEYGEDGWSDYWGKLMDNGAKVVDGWDQAYYSDFTQGGGKGTRPIVVSYDSSPAFTVKDGKTTTEALLDTCFRQVEYAGVLKGADNPEGAQALIDFMLSGSVQGALPESMYVFPVSSSVELPADWAKFAQQPTSPLSVEPEEIEKNREAWLATWSDTIAK, from the coding sequence ATGCGTACGCCTGCCATCGCTGCCACTGCTATCTCGGCGCTCCTCCTGTCCGCGTGCGGGGGCACGTCCGCCGAGCCCGACGCCAAGCCGTCCAGCGGCTCCGACGACAAGTCGGTCGTGCTGCTGACCCACGACAGCTTCACGCTGCCGAAGGAGGTGCTGGCCGAGTTCACCGAGAAGACCGGCTACACCGCCGAGATCCGGCACGCGGGCGACGGTGGCGAGCTGACCACCAAGATCGCCTTGGACACCGGCAACCCCGACGGCGACGCGGTCTTCGGCGTGGACAACACCTTCGCCAGCCGGGCGATCGACCAGGGAGCGTTGGCGGCCTATACGCCCGAGACCGTCCCGGCCGGGGTCGACGAGTTCAACCTCCCCGGCGACGAGGAGCACTTCCTCACCCCGGTCGACAACGGCAGCGTGTGCGTCAACATCGACACCAAGTGGTTCGCCGCGAAGAAGCTGGCGCCGCCGGAGTCGCTCGATGACCTGGCCGAGCCTGCGTACAAGGATCTCTTCGTGACACCGGGCGCGGCGACGTCGACGCCGGGGATGGCGTTCCTGCTGGCGACCGTCGCCGAGTACGGCGAGGACGGCTGGTCGGACTACTGGGGCAAGCTGATGGACAACGGCGCCAAGGTCGTCGACGGCTGGGACCAGGCCTACTACTCCGACTTCACCCAGGGCGGCGGCAAGGGCACGCGGCCGATCGTCGTGTCGTACGACTCCTCGCCGGCTTTCACCGTCAAGGACGGCAAGACGACGACCGAGGCGCTGCTGGACACCTGCTTCCGGCAGGTCGAGTACGCCGGTGTGCTCAAGGGCGCAGACAACCCCGAGGGCGCTCAGGCGCTGATCGACTTCATGCTCTCCGGCAGCGTGCAGGGGGCGTTGCCGGAGAGCATGTACGTCTTCCCGGTCTCCTCGAGCGTCGAGCTGCCGGCCGACTGGGCGAAGTTCGCCCAGCAGCCGACCTCCCCGCTCTCCGTCGAGCCGGAGGAGATCGAGAAGAACCGTGAAGCGTGGCTGGCGACCTGGAGTGACACGATCGCGAAGTGA
- a CDS encoding phosphatase PAP2 family protein yields MYRRAQIFLVSSALIFGLIAVVTAQIVDKRMLDPEGFLGPSWLRLPLLVGAALLVDLVPRTLWLARFRWREMGPIFKDRIRTHWTRERLTLVAMGIVCFYLVYVCYRNLKSFLPFVVPETYEFDHELHLIDKAVLFGADPAIVLHDLLGTGWVAWFLSYIYMWFLPLVPFAVAGWLVWSRNLAYGYWFVSSQCIAWILGTVSYYCLPTVGPGLQYPYLYADLPDTPASTLMESLVFTRQHVLFDVDANVVQSVGGFASLHCGITLLMALMIHATINNKIARWAGWINFGITVVATIYFGWHYLADDIAGCMIALVAYYFGGLVANQKFQRKGVRRLVAESDEIADRESKVSHELT; encoded by the coding sequence ATGTATCGCCGCGCTCAGATCTTTCTCGTCAGCAGCGCGCTGATCTTCGGTCTGATCGCAGTCGTGACCGCGCAGATCGTCGACAAGCGCATGCTCGACCCGGAGGGCTTCCTCGGACCGTCCTGGCTCCGCCTTCCCCTCCTCGTCGGAGCCGCGCTCCTCGTCGACCTCGTGCCACGTACGCTCTGGCTGGCGCGGTTCCGGTGGCGGGAGATGGGCCCCATCTTCAAGGACCGGATCCGCACCCACTGGACCCGTGAGCGCCTGACGCTCGTGGCGATGGGCATCGTCTGCTTCTACCTCGTCTACGTCTGCTACCGGAACCTCAAGTCGTTCCTGCCGTTCGTGGTGCCGGAGACCTACGAGTTCGACCACGAGCTGCACCTGATCGACAAGGCGGTCCTCTTCGGAGCCGACCCGGCGATCGTGCTCCACGACCTGCTCGGCACCGGCTGGGTGGCCTGGTTCCTCTCCTACATCTACATGTGGTTCCTGCCGCTGGTGCCGTTCGCCGTCGCCGGGTGGCTGGTGTGGTCGCGCAACCTCGCCTACGGCTACTGGTTCGTGAGCTCGCAGTGCATCGCCTGGATCCTCGGCACCGTCTCCTACTACTGCCTGCCCACGGTTGGCCCGGGGTTGCAGTACCCCTATCTCTACGCCGATCTGCCGGACACGCCAGCGAGCACCCTGATGGAGTCGCTGGTCTTCACCCGACAGCACGTCCTCTTCGACGTCGACGCCAACGTGGTGCAGTCGGTCGGCGGGTTCGCCTCGCTGCACTGCGGCATCACCCTGCTGATGGCCCTGATGATCCATGCGACGATCAACAACAAGATCGCCCGCTGGGCCGGGTGGATCAACTTCGGGATCACCGTCGTCGCGACCATCTACTTCGGCTGGCACTACCTCGCCGACGACATCGCCGGCTGCATGATCGCGCTGGTCGCCTACTACTTCGGTGGGCTGGTGGCCAACCAGAAGTTCCAGCGCAAGGGCGTGCGGCGGCTCGTCGCGGAGTCCGACGAGATCGCCGACCGCGAGTCGAAGGTCTCCCACGAGCTGACCTGA
- a CDS encoding SDR family NAD(P)-dependent oxidoreductase has product MATLKNKVALITGGSRGLGAATARALAADGADIAITYVSSKEKAAAVVDELTALGVRARAFHNDQADTGAAPGLIVNVVEHFGGLDILVNNAAISVEQGVAVDSPDADIDEWDRMHATNYTGVIAVTRAATKVLRDGGRIVTVSSGVAARTGVPGLADYAATKAGIAAYTRGIARDLAPRGITANVIQAGLMETGMAPPDPETLAALTSSLAIQRQGRPEEQAEGIRFLVSPTASYITGAVLDTNGGYTA; this is encoded by the coding sequence GTGGCAACACTGAAGAACAAGGTCGCACTGATCACGGGCGGCTCACGAGGGCTCGGCGCGGCAACCGCGCGGGCGCTCGCGGCTGACGGTGCCGACATCGCGATCACCTACGTCTCATCGAAGGAGAAGGCAGCAGCGGTCGTCGACGAGCTGACCGCGCTCGGTGTCCGGGCACGCGCATTCCACAACGACCAGGCCGACACGGGCGCCGCGCCCGGGCTGATCGTGAACGTCGTCGAGCACTTCGGCGGGCTCGACATCCTGGTCAACAACGCGGCGATCAGCGTCGAGCAAGGCGTCGCCGTCGACTCACCTGACGCCGACATCGACGAGTGGGACCGCATGCATGCGACCAACTACACCGGCGTCATCGCCGTCACCCGCGCGGCGACGAAGGTGCTGCGCGACGGGGGACGCATCGTCACGGTGAGCTCGGGCGTCGCCGCTCGCACCGGGGTCCCCGGGTTGGCGGACTACGCGGCCACCAAGGCCGGCATCGCCGCCTACACCCGCGGCATCGCGCGCGACTTGGCCCCGCGGGGCATCACCGCGAACGTGATCCAGGCCGGGCTGATGGAGACCGGGATGGCACCCCCCGACCCGGAAACGCTGGCAGCTCTGACCTCCAGCCTGGCGATCCAGCGCCAGGGGCGCCCCGAGGAGCAGGCCGAGGGGATCCGATTTCTCGTGTCCCCCACCGCGTCCTACATCACCGGAGCCGTCCTCGACACCAACGGCGGCTACACCGCCTGA
- a CDS encoding GNAT family N-acetyltransferase, with amino-acid sequence MTDVAISSFDDLSPKTAYALWQLRQQVFVVEQDCPYLDLDGRDLEAGTRHVVLSDGDQLAGTARILDDGDVWRIGRVVLSPTHRGKGLADVLMRAAIEAVTDRDIVLDAQSPLAGWYAKLGFAADGEEFLEDGIPHTPMRLRR; translated from the coding sequence ATGACCGACGTCGCCATCTCGTCCTTCGACGACCTCTCCCCGAAGACCGCGTACGCCCTGTGGCAGCTGCGCCAGCAGGTGTTCGTCGTCGAGCAGGACTGCCCGTACCTCGACCTGGACGGCCGCGACCTCGAAGCCGGGACGCGTCACGTGGTCCTGAGCGACGGCGACCAGCTCGCCGGGACCGCCCGCATCCTCGACGACGGCGACGTGTGGCGCATCGGCCGAGTCGTCCTCTCCCCCACCCACCGCGGCAAGGGCCTGGCCGACGTGCTCATGAGGGCCGCCATCGAGGCTGTCACCGACCGCGACATCGTCCTGGACGCTCAGTCACCGCTGGCCGGCTGGTACGCCAAGCTCGGTTTCGCCGCGGACGGCGAGGAGTTCCTCGAGGACGGCATCCCGCACACCCCGATGCGGCTCAGGCGATAG
- a CDS encoding TetR/AcrR family transcriptional regulator: MARPRTFDEEQVLRDLRDRFWDAGYAATTLQDLMRISGLGKGSLYGAYGDKHALFLRTLKAYNAEGKEGTRATLESEPRAIDALRKVLVAPVGPGADRGCFLANSTCELATEHADVRAEAKQTYDALADLIAACVERAQRDGDLLADEDAGELARTLLTAQQGLVYMGRAGTDLETLRATARVLSNRLLPIA; encoded by the coding sequence ATGGCGAGGCCGAGGACTTTCGACGAGGAACAGGTGCTGCGCGATCTCCGGGACCGGTTCTGGGACGCCGGGTACGCGGCGACGACGCTGCAGGACCTGATGCGCATCAGCGGGCTCGGCAAGGGCAGCCTCTATGGGGCGTACGGGGACAAGCATGCGCTGTTCCTGCGCACCCTGAAGGCCTACAACGCCGAGGGGAAAGAAGGGACGCGCGCCACTTTGGAGAGCGAGCCGCGCGCCATCGACGCGCTGCGGAAGGTGCTGGTGGCACCGGTCGGCCCAGGTGCTGACCGCGGCTGCTTCCTGGCCAACTCCACCTGCGAGCTGGCCACGGAGCATGCCGATGTTCGTGCCGAGGCGAAGCAGACGTACGACGCGCTGGCCGACCTGATCGCCGCCTGCGTCGAGCGGGCGCAGCGCGACGGCGACCTCCTGGCCGACGAGGACGCGGGTGAGCTCGCGCGCACCCTGCTCACCGCGCAGCAGGGCCTGGTCTACATGGGTCGTGCTGGCACCGACCTCGAGACGCTCCGCGCGACCGCGCGCGTCCTGTCGAACCGGCTGCTTCCTATCGCCTGA